GGCATCCCGACGTTCAACCGCCCCGCCGACTGCGCCAACGCGCTGGCGGAGCTCACCGCGGACCCGCTGGTGGACGAGGTGATCGGCGCGGTGATCGTGCCCGATCAGGGCACCCGCAAGGTCCGCGATCATCCGGACTTCCCCGCCGCGGCCGCCCGGCTGGGCACTCGGCTCTCCGTCCACGACCAGCCCAACCTGGGCGGTTCCGGCGGCTACAGCCGGGTGATGTACGAGGCGCTGAAAAACACCGATTGCCAACAGATCCTGTTCATGGACGACGACATCCGCATCGAGCCCGACTCGATTCTGCGGGTGCTGGCCATGCACCGGTTCGCGAAGGCCCCGATGCTGGTGGGCGGTCAGATGCTCAACCTGCAGGAGCCGTCGCACCTGCACATCATGGGCGAGGTCGTGAACCGGTCGAACTTCATGTGGACGGCGGCGCCGCATGCCGAGTACGACCACGACTTCGCCGAATACCCACTGAACGACAACAACGACAGAAGCAAGCTCCTGCACCGGCGCATCGACGTCGACTACAACGGCTGGTGGACCTGCATGATCCCGCGGCAGGTCGCCGAGGAGCTGGGCCAGCCGCTGCCGCTGTTCATCAAATGGGACGACGCCGACTACGGGCTGCGCGCCGCCGAGCACGGTTACCCGACGGTCACGCTGCCCGGCGCGGCGATCTGGCACATGGCGTGGAGCGACAAGGACGACGCCATCGACTGGCAGGCCTACTTCCATCTGCGCAACCGGTTGGTGGTCGCGGCGCTGCACTGGGACGGTGACGTAACCGGGCTGGTCCGCAGCCACTTCAAGGCAACGTTGAAACACCTTGCCTGCCTGGAATATTCGACGGTGGCCATCCAGAACAAGGCGATCGACGACTTCCTCGCCGGCCCGGAGCACATCTTCTCGATCCTGGAATCGGCGCTGCCGGAGGTACACCGGATGCGCAAGGAATTCCCGGACGCGGTCGTGCTGCCCGCGGCCAGCGAGCTGCCGCCGCCGTTGCACAGGAACAAGGTGATGAAGCCACCGGTGAATCCGTTGTCCATCGGCTACCGGCTGGCCCGCGGAATATTGCACAACGCGACCGCCGCCGACCCGGCACACCACGTGCGCCCGGAGTTCAATGTGCCGACCCAGGACGCGCGCTGGTTCCGGTTGTGCACGGTCGACGGCGTCACCGTCACCACGGCGGATGGATGCGGCGTGGTGTATCGCCAGCGTGATCGGGCCAAGATGCTGTCGTTGCTGTTCAAGTCGCTGCGCCGCCAGCGGCAACTGGCTCGCCGGTTCGACGAGATGCGCAGGGTGTACCGCGACGCGTTGCCGGTGCTGTCCAGCAAGCAAAAGTGGGAGACCGCGTTGCTGCCCCACAACGAGCGTGAGCATGCCTGAACCCCCCCCTTTAGGGGCCCCACGTGGCGAAGTGGCCGCCATGGTGGCCGTTCAGTCGGCGCTGGCTGACCGCCCGGGTGTGCTCACCGCGGCGCGCGGACTTTCCCACTTCGGCGAACACAGCATCGGCTGGGTGGCCGTGTCGCTGCTGGGTGCGGTCCTGGCGCCGCGGCGGCGCCGGGATTGGGTGGTGGCCGGGGCCGGTTCCCTCGTCGCCCATGCGGCCGCTGTGCTGGTCAAGCGGCTGGTGCGGCGCCGGCGGCCGCAGCACCCGGCCATCGTGGTCAATGTCG
This is a stretch of genomic DNA from Mycobacterium lacus. It encodes these proteins:
- a CDS encoding glycosyltransferase translates to MTAVSLLSRIILPRPGEPLDVRKLYLEESPTNSRRAHAVSRTTLRIGAESEVSFATYFNAFPASYWRRWTTCESVVLRAELTGAGRVDVYRTKATGARIFVEGRAFTGCEDQPQVVEVEVGLQPFEDGGWIWFDITTDTKVTLLSGGWYATTPAPGRANIAVGIPTFNRPADCANALAELTADPLVDEVIGAVIVPDQGTRKVRDHPDFPAAAARLGTRLSVHDQPNLGGSGGYSRVMYEALKNTDCQQILFMDDDIRIEPDSILRVLAMHRFAKAPMLVGGQMLNLQEPSHLHIMGEVVNRSNFMWTAAPHAEYDHDFAEYPLNDNNDRSKLLHRRIDVDYNGWWTCMIPRQVAEELGQPLPLFIKWDDADYGLRAAEHGYPTVTLPGAAIWHMAWSDKDDAIDWQAYFHLRNRLVVAALHWDGDVTGLVRSHFKATLKHLACLEYSTVAIQNKAIDDFLAGPEHIFSILESALPEVHRMRKEFPDAVVLPAASELPPPLHRNKVMKPPVNPLSIGYRLARGILHNATAADPAHHVRPEFNVPTQDARWFRLCTVDGVTVTTADGCGVVYRQRDRAKMLSLLFKSLRRQRQLARRFDEMRRVYRDALPVLSSKQKWETALLPHNEREHA
- a CDS encoding phosphatase PAP2 family protein produces the protein MPEPPPLGAPRGEVAAMVAVQSALADRPGVLTAARGLSHFGEHSIGWVAVSLLGAVLAPRRRRDWVVAGAGSLVAHAAAVLVKRLVRRRRPQHPAIVVNVGTPSQLSFPSAHATSTTAAAILLGRATGLRKGMTAAVLVPPMALSRILLGVHYPSDVAVGIALGAAIAAIAARVDGGVTE